TCTAACAAAACAAAAGGGCAATCTGAATTAGTCAAAGGTGTAACCCTGATCTGCAGCAACTTTATCCGCAATTTGTGTACGTAAAGCCACTACATTTGGGTTATTGGTATATTTTGTAAAACGTTTAAGCCCCATGAGCATCATACGTTGCTCATCACCTTCGGCAAAGGAAACAATAGCTTCCTTCCCTTTCTGAATGACGATTTCCGTAGCTCGATACAAATAGAGTTTGGACATGGCAATTTGTGTCGCCTGTGCCTCCTCGCCAAAACGTTTTGCATTTTTTTCGGTTCTTAATAATGCCGACTCCGCAAGATAGACTTGTATCAATATATCCGATGCGGCCATCAATAATTGCTGATGCTCCTCAAGGTCAGGACCAAATTTCTGAACGGCACTACCGGCAACCATCAAGAATACTTTTTTCAATCGTTTTAATAAATCCTTTTCCTCGGCGAACAATTCTGAAAAATCCGGCGTGTCAAAAGAAGGTATGCCCATAAGTTCCTCACCAACCGCTGTGGCGGGTCCCAAAAGGTCTACATGACCTTTCATGGCCTTTTTGATCAGCATGCCCACGGAAAGCATACGATTTATTTCATTGGTACCTTCGTAGATTCTTGCAATCCGTGCATCACGCCAAGCGGATTCCATAGGAGTATCGGCACTGAAGCCCATTCCTCCAAAAATCTGTATACCCTCATCCGTAGTATGCTGAACATGTTCGGAAACCGCTACTTTTAAAATGGAACATTCTATTGCATATTCCTCCACACCTTTAAGTTCTGCCTCTTGATGGGAATTACCTTCTGCTTCCCGAATGGCGATTCTATCCTCTATATTCTTGGCTGCGCGATAACAAGCGGATTCATCCACATAGGCATTGGTGGCCATATCCGCAATCTTTGCCTTAATGGCGCCAAAGCTAATAATCGGTACTTTGAACTGGATTCGTTCATTGGCATATTTTGTGGCCTCGTTTATGACCCGTCTTTGGGCCTCCAAACAAGCAGCTGCCAGTTTAATACGGCCAACGTTCAAGGCGTTCATGGCAATTTTAAAGCCGTTTCCGCGCTCTGATAACATATTTTCAACGGGCACCTTGGTTTCATTAAAGAATACCTGACGGGTAGAGGAGGAGTGGATGCCCAGTTTTTTCTCCTCGTCCCCTAATGTGATACCATTACTTGGGTCATTTTCAACAATAAAACCGGTGATGTTCTTATCGTCCCCTATTCTGGCAAAAACGATGAAAAGATTGCAGAATCCGGCATTGGAAATCCACATTTTTTGTCCTGTGATGCTATAATATTTCCCGTCATCGGATAGTACCGCTTTTGTTTTACCAGAGTTGGCATCCGATCCCGCGCCTGGTTCCGTTAAACAATAGGCGCCGAACCATTCTCCCGTGGCTAATTTTGGTACGTACTTCTGTTTTTGCTCTTCCGTTCCATATAGGGTTATTG
Above is a window of Maribacter algicola DNA encoding:
- a CDS encoding acyl-CoA dehydrogenase family protein, whose product is METKDKEILRGGQFLVKETDCEDIFTLEDLNEEQKMMRESTKEFVDRKLWAHWERFEKKDYAYTEECMREAGELGLLSIAVPEKYDGMGMGFVSTMLVCDYISGATGSFSTAFGAHTGIGTMPITLYGTEEQKQKYVPKLATGEWFGAYCLTEPGAGSDANSGKTKAVLSDDGKYYSITGQKMWISNAGFCNLFIVFARIGDDKNITGFIVENDPSNGITLGDEEKKLGIHSSSTRQVFFNETKVPVENMLSERGNGFKIAMNALNVGRIKLAAACLEAQRRVINEATKYANERIQFKVPIISFGAIKAKIADMATNAYVDESACYRAAKNIEDRIAIREAEGNSHQEAELKGVEEYAIECSILKVAVSEHVQHTTDEGIQIFGGMGFSADTPMESAWRDARIARIYEGTNEINRMLSVGMLIKKAMKGHVDLLGPATAVGEELMGIPSFDTPDFSELFAEEKDLLKRLKKVFLMVAGSAVQKFGPDLEEHQQLLMAASDILIQVYLAESALLRTEKNAKRFGEEAQATQIAMSKLYLYRATEIVIQKGKEAIVSFAEGDEQRMMLMGLKRFTKYTNNPNVVALRTQIADKVAADQGYTFD